Proteins found in one candidate division WOR-1 bacterium RIFOXYB2_FULL_36_35 genomic segment:
- a CDS encoding 50S ribosomal protein L21, protein MYAIIETGNKQYKVQTGDIINIELLGQNEGEVKFDKVLLVSNETKIEVGTPYVSSAKVLGKVLGSFQGDKVINYKYKSKSNYHRKKGHRQNLLKVEITEVSL, encoded by the coding sequence ATGTATGCAATAATTGAGACAGGGAATAAACAATATAAAGTTCAAACGGGGGATATTATAAATATTGAACTCCTCGGTCAAAATGAAGGTGAGGTCAAGTTTGATAAAGTCCTTCTTGTTTCTAATGAAACAAAAATTGAAGTTGGCACTCCTTATGTTTCATCTGCCAAGGTTTTAGGTAAAGTTTTAGGTTCTTTTCAGGGAGATAAAGTGATAAATTATAAATATAAATCAAAATCAAATTATCATCGCAAAAAAGGGCATCGTCAGAATTTGTTGAAAGTTGAAATAACGGAGGTATCTTTGTAA
- a CDS encoding glutamate 5-kinase, whose product MSGYETIVIKIGSSTLTLENKLDVKNLERIVEEISSLKKRIIIVTSGAIVTGSQKLGFTTKPKTIPQKQAAAAIGQSVLMRQYEKAFEKYGITTAQVLLTRDAIENRERYLNVRNTMTTLLNEGVIPIVNENDTVAIDEIKVGDNDNLAALVASLIGADLLIMLTDVDGFYMETPEGVSYKVDEISEITEEIKQAAGHSSTQLGTGGMATKLEAIKICMDAGVYVVIAYGREENVLSKIVSGDKEGTLFKTKISKLESRKRWLAHGLKVEGVIVVDDGAVLALKIRGTSLLPVGIKEVNGCFGAGALISVVGEKKEEIARGLVTLSSEELKKVLGKKGEREVIHRDNLVLL is encoded by the coding sequence ATGTCTGGATATGAAACAATTGTCATAAAAATTGGAAGCTCTACTCTTACGTTAGAAAACAAACTTGATGTAAAAAACCTCGAAAGAATAGTAGAGGAAATCTCATCCTTAAAAAAGAGGATAATTATAGTTACTTCGGGAGCTATAGTTACCGGTTCCCAGAAACTTGGATTTACGACAAAACCAAAAACTATCCCCCAAAAACAGGCTGCGGCAGCTATTGGCCAGTCGGTTTTAATGCGTCAATATGAGAAAGCTTTTGAGAAATATGGAATTACAACCGCGCAGGTTTTATTAACTCGTGATGCGATTGAAAACAGAGAGCGTTATCTTAATGTCAGAAATACTATGACAACTTTGCTTAATGAAGGAGTTATTCCAATTGTCAATGAAAATGATACGGTTGCAATTGATGAAATAAAGGTTGGAGATAACGATAATTTAGCTGCTCTTGTTGCTTCCCTTATTGGCGCAGATCTTCTTATTATGTTGACAGATGTTGATGGATTTTACATGGAGACACCTGAAGGAGTCTCTTATAAAGTAGACGAAATCAGTGAAATTACAGAAGAGATAAAACAAGCTGCCGGACATTCATCTACTCAACTCGGGACGGGTGGGATGGCAACAAAGCTTGAAGCAATAAAGATTTGCATGGATGCGGGAGTTTATGTTGTTATAGCATATGGAAGAGAAGAAAATGTTTTATCAAAGATTGTTTCGGGAGATAAGGAGGGGACTCTTTTTAAGACAAAGATTTCTAAGCTGGAATCCCGTAAGCGTTGGTTAGCGCACGGATTAAAAGTTGAGGGAGTGATAGTTGTTGATGATGGAGCTGTTTTGGCTTTGAAGATCCGGGGGACAAGCCTTTTGCCGGTCGGCATAAAAGAAGTTAATGGATGTTTTGGCGCCGGAGCCCTTATATCTGTTGTTGGCGAAAAAAAAGAAGAGATAGCCAGGGGATTGGTTACATTAAGTTCCGAAGAGCTTAAAAAAGTTTTAGGGAAAAAAGGAGAACGTGAGGTTATTCATAGAGATAACCTTGTATTGTTATGA
- a CDS encoding nicotinate (nicotinamide) nucleotide adenylyltransferase, which translates to MLYTTNVGRQKKIKRLGIMGGTFDPIHKGHIALAKAAKREFILDGIVFMPSGNPPHKDISKVTDKEDRYQMVQITIKKYKSFFLSRLEMDRQGVCYAVDTFNELKRKYGSNTKLFYIMGMDSILEILDWKKPLELFTLCEFIVGTRQGAKIRTFKRLLKFPPLQKEIDKIHLMELKEDISSSNIRSKLKTGKSVARLVPRNVLKYIREKELYN; encoded by the coding sequence ATGTTGTATACTACAAACGTGGGGAGACAAAAAAAAATTAAAAGACTTGGCATTATGGGAGGGACATTTGATCCTATTCATAAAGGACATATCGCATTGGCAAAAGCGGCAAAAAGAGAATTTATTCTTGACGGAATAGTTTTTATGCCTTCCGGAAATCCGCCACACAAAGATATATCTAAAGTTACAGATAAAGAAGATCGCTACCAAATGGTTCAAATAACAATCAAGAAATATAAAAGTTTCTTTTTATCAAGACTTGAAATGGATCGACAAGGGGTTTGTTACGCTGTTGATACTTTTAATGAGTTAAAAAGAAAATATGGCAGTAATACCAAATTATTTTATATCATGGGGATGGATTCTATTCTTGAAATTTTAGACTGGAAAAAGCCACTTGAACTTTTTACTCTTTGTGAATTTATCGTTGGGACAAGACAAGGAGCAAAAATCCGGACATTTAAAAGACTACTTAAATTTCCACCGCTGCAAAAAGAGATAGACAAAATTCATCTTATGGAGCTTAAGGAGGACATTTCTTCATCGAATATTCGCTCAAAGCTTAAAACCGGAAAATCTGTTGCAAGGCTTGTGCCGAGAAATGTTTTAAAGTATATAAGAGAAAAAGAATTGTATAATTAA
- a CDS encoding glutamate-5-semialdehyde dehydrogenase has protein sequence MTEILDKCKKAKAAAIKLGNISTEIKNKALDAMADALGENSKNIIDANKKDLRAGEKKGLSLALLDRLMLNEKRILGIIDSLDVVKKLKDPVFEVISEWTRPNGLRIQKRRVPLGVIGIIYEARPNVTVDSASLCMKSGNATVLRGGSDAINSNKILAEIISCAAYKVGIPDGSICLIEDTSRKSSEELMGMRGYLDVLIPRGGKNLIQTVIQKAKVPTIETGEGNCHAYVEKTADLKMALEIVYNSKVSRPSVCNAIETLLVDEEIAAKFLPMIFSELKEANVEVRGDKKVLAIDSSIKKATDEDWTTEFLSLILAVKVVKDYKEAVDHINRYGTKHSETIITKDKEAENYFLSYVDASSVYVNASTRFTDGGEFGFGSEIGISTQKLHARGPMGLPELTSYKYVVYGDGQIR, from the coding sequence ATGACAGAAATTTTAGATAAATGTAAAAAGGCAAAAGCTGCGGCGATTAAGCTTGGTAATATTTCTACGGAGATAAAAAATAAAGCTTTGGATGCTATGGCTGATGCTTTGGGAGAAAACTCAAAAAATATAATTGACGCCAATAAAAAAGATCTTCGAGCCGGAGAGAAAAAAGGCTTATCTCTAGCTCTTCTTGATAGATTGATGCTTAATGAAAAGAGAATTTTAGGGATTATTGATTCTCTTGATGTTGTGAAAAAATTGAAAGATCCTGTTTTTGAGGTAATTTCGGAATGGACAAGGCCTAACGGGCTTAGAATTCAAAAGAGGAGGGTTCCTCTTGGGGTAATCGGAATAATTTATGAAGCACGTCCAAACGTGACTGTCGATTCTGCCTCTTTATGCATGAAATCCGGGAATGCAACAGTTTTGCGCGGAGGATCTGACGCGATAAATTCAAATAAAATTCTTGCGGAGATTATAAGTTGTGCAGCCTATAAAGTTGGGATCCCTGATGGATCTATTTGCTTAATTGAAGATACTTCCCGCAAATCTTCAGAGGAACTTATGGGGATGAGGGGATATCTTGATGTCTTAATTCCTCGAGGGGGTAAGAATTTAATCCAGACAGTTATTCAGAAGGCAAAAGTTCCAACAATTGAAACTGGGGAAGGGAACTGTCATGCTTATGTTGAAAAGACTGCCGATCTTAAAATGGCGCTTGAAATTGTTTATAACTCAAAAGTTTCACGTCCTTCTGTTTGCAATGCTATAGAAACTCTTCTTGTTGATGAGGAAATTGCCGCTAAATTTCTTCCTATGATCTTTTCAGAATTAAAAGAGGCAAATGTTGAGGTAAGAGGAGATAAAAAAGTTTTAGCTATCGATTCAAGTATAAAAAAAGCAACCGATGAAGATTGGACTACGGAGTTTTTATCGCTTATTTTGGCGGTAAAAGTGGTTAAAGATTATAAAGAAGCTGTTGATCATATTAATAGATACGGAACAAAGCATTCGGAGACTATTATTACAAAGGATAAAGAGGCTGAGAATTATTTCTTATCATATGTTGACGCTTCTTCTGTTTATGTGAACGCTTCGACGCGGTTTACAGATGGAGGGGAGTTTGGTTTTGGTTCGGAGATTGGGATATCAACACAAAAACTTCATGCCAGGGGGCCTATGGGTTTGCCAGAGCTTACTTCTTATAAGTATGTTGTGTATGGAGATGGGCAGATTAGATAA
- a CDS encoding 50S ribosomal protein L27, giving the protein MAHKKGGGTSKNGRDSNGQRLGVKVYGGQIVKSGNIILRQRGTKYYPGKNVGMGCDHTIFATAPGVVTFESGKKVSVLPQ; this is encoded by the coding sequence ATGGCACATAAAAAAGGGGGCGGTACCTCTAAAAACGGCCGCGATTCTAATGGCCAACGATTAGGTGTTAAGGTTTATGGCGGACAAATTGTAAAGTCAGGCAATATAATATTACGTCAACGTGGAACAAAATACTATCCAGGAAAAAATGTTGGAATGGGATGTGACCATACAATATTTGCAACTGCTCCTGGTGTTGTTACTTTTGAATCAGGTAAAAAAGTTTCTGTTTTGCCCCAATAA